A genomic window from Bdellovibrio sp. SKB1291214 includes:
- the serS gene encoding serine--tRNA ligase has translation MIDIKLLEKKAENGASYYDDYKQALINRGGTPEILDQIMELNKKRKEMIAQAETAKANQNKLSGEIGKLKREGKDASSLLAEVDTLKGSVKDLEAKAAEADLQVTNLALVMPNKPHSSVPVGSSEKENKILKTWGEAPKFSFQAKEHWELGEKLNIIDFERAGKTTGTRFAFLKGAAAQLERSLIQFMMDLHSTRHGYTEMIPPFMVNSNSLTGTGNFPKFKEDVFHLEGSDLYLIPTAEVPVTNYYNNEILDEKDLPQSFCAYSPCFRSEAGSAGRDTKGLIRQHQFDKVELMTFCHPDKSYEIHEALTSHAEQVLIDLELPFRRMLLCTGDMGFGSAKTHDLEVWLPGQNAFREISSCSNFEDFQARRANIRFRSAGGKPQFVHTLNGSALAVGRTLVAILENYQREDGSIAVPKALQNYMGGKTEIK, from the coding sequence ATGATCGATATTAAACTTCTAGAGAAAAAAGCTGAAAACGGCGCTTCTTATTACGATGATTATAAGCAAGCATTGATCAATCGCGGTGGTACACCTGAAATTCTTGATCAGATCATGGAGCTTAATAAAAAGCGTAAGGAAATGATCGCTCAAGCGGAGACTGCAAAAGCCAATCAAAACAAATTGAGTGGTGAGATTGGTAAACTAAAACGCGAAGGCAAAGACGCTTCATCGCTTTTGGCGGAAGTTGATACTCTTAAAGGTTCCGTAAAAGATCTTGAAGCAAAAGCTGCTGAAGCTGATTTGCAGGTTACTAATTTGGCTCTTGTGATGCCAAACAAACCTCACTCGTCTGTTCCGGTGGGGAGCTCAGAGAAAGAAAATAAAATTCTTAAAACTTGGGGTGAAGCTCCAAAGTTTTCTTTCCAAGCTAAAGAGCACTGGGAACTTGGTGAAAAGTTAAACATCATCGATTTCGAACGTGCCGGTAAAACTACGGGCACTCGCTTTGCTTTCTTGAAGGGCGCGGCGGCTCAGCTTGAGCGTTCATTGATTCAATTCATGATGGATTTGCACTCTACTCGTCATGGTTATACTGAAATGATTCCACCATTCATGGTGAATTCAAACAGTCTGACAGGTACTGGTAACTTCCCGAAATTTAAAGAAGACGTTTTTCATTTGGAAGGCTCTGATCTTTATTTGATTCCTACGGCTGAAGTTCCTGTGACGAACTACTATAATAACGAAATCTTGGATGAAAAGGATCTTCCGCAAAGCTTCTGTGCTTACTCCCCTTGCTTCCGTTCTGAAGCAGGCAGTGCCGGTCGTGATACGAAGGGTTTGATTCGTCAGCATCAGTTCGACAAGGTTGAGTTGATGACGTTCTGTCATCCAGATAAGTCTTACGAAATTCACGAGGCTTTGACGTCTCATGCAGAGCAAGTTTTGATCGACCTTGAGCTTCCATTCCGCCGCATGCTTTTGTGTACGGGCGATATGGGCTTTGGATCTGCGAAAACTCATGACCTTGAGGTATGGCTTCCTGGTCAAAATGCTTTCCGTGAGATCAGCTCGTGCTCGAACTTTGAGGACTTCCAAGCTCGCCGTGCGAATATCCGTTTCCGTTCAGCTGGTGGGAAGCCTCAGTTCGTACACACATTGAACGGTTCTGCCTTGGCGGTAGGACGTACTTTGGTGGCGATTCTTGAGAACTATCAACGCGAAGACGGCTCCATCGCGGTTCCGAAGGCTCTTCAGAACTATATGGGTGGAAAAACAGAGATTAAATAG
- a CDS encoding DedA family protein has protein sequence MAHLIDIILHLDQHLVQWMAYFGPWIYVIMFLVIFCETGLVVTPFLPGDSLLFALGALTTVEGGLNLWILLSSLTIAGILGDTVNYHIGKYLGPKVFEIDSRFFKKQYLIDTQNFYEKWGAFTIVAARFAPIVRTFAPFVAGIGSMKYKKFISYNVIGAILWVFIFILAGHFFGNLPIVKRNFHIVIFGVIGVSLIPVIWPMISSRLKKKAA, from the coding sequence ATGGCACATCTTATAGATATTATTTTGCATCTTGATCAGCACCTTGTTCAATGGATGGCTTACTTCGGGCCGTGGATCTATGTGATCATGTTCCTAGTCATTTTCTGTGAAACGGGATTGGTCGTTACGCCCTTCTTGCCAGGTGATTCGTTGCTATTTGCTTTAGGTGCTCTCACGACGGTTGAGGGTGGCTTGAACCTATGGATTCTTTTAAGTTCTTTGACGATTGCTGGGATTTTGGGAGACACGGTTAACTATCATATTGGGAAGTACCTAGGACCGAAGGTCTTTGAAATCGACAGTCGCTTTTTTAAGAAACAGTACCTGATCGACACTCAAAATTTTTATGAAAAATGGGGAGCTTTCACAATCGTGGCGGCCCGCTTTGCGCCCATCGTAAGAACTTTTGCTCCGTTCGTGGCTGGTATCGGAAGTATGAAATATAAAAAGTTCATTTCCTATAATGTGATAGGTGCGATCCTTTGGGTCTTTATCTTTATTCTCGCAGGACATTTCTTTGGAAATTTACCGATCGTAAAAAGAAACTTCCACATCGTGATTTTTGGTGTGATTGGGGTTTCGTTGATCCCAGTTATCTGGCCAATGATTTCTTCTAGACTAAAAAAGAAAGCTGCCTAA